The proteins below are encoded in one region of Segatella copri:
- a CDS encoding TonB-dependent receptor, giving the protein MMASKIQGGIQTPLSVVQQSNSINGTIVDELGEPMIGVTIKKKGSGVGAITDLDGKFSVNVPVGTVLEISYTGYKTFTISAKQNMGIKMEPDAIGLEELVVVGYGTQKKRDLTGSVVSVKNEDVVAAPTSNVMEALQGKIAGLDITKSSGQVGGGVNILLRGSRSIYGDNSPLFIIDGLPGSYDDISPNDIESIDVLKDASSTAIYGSAGANGVIIITTKRGAKSSKTRVNFDAYYGWSGSPEYKSGMTGDEWVNYYTEAYKYKNGVAPASVSDLFGGNQDYVDAYNAGKWIDWVDQAMDNKATTQKYSLSIQGGTDKTNVYASLVYNRDQGLLSNEKLNKYSVRLNIDQKVFDWFKAGVSTNLNYSIRNRGDNKTFTGALRAFPLGDVFDEFGEYNSEYINNQYSPMGDYIKNQYDNNNRYTYINAIGYAEITPFKGLSYRTQLNGSLGHGRQGTYWGNLCHANRPTYAGSPHAQIQNSDSYSYTWENILSYNFSIANDHNIGVTGVTSWQKNSNEYTNADGSGQDLDIWKYWRLLAANSQRVESGLTTTQKMSYALRFNYSYKGKYLFTFSNRWDGVSFFSPGKKWDSFPAGALAWRVSDESFMKSSEKWLDNLKLRVGAGITGNSGGVGAYSTQTNAYKYTSAGITINGNIVPFTQYTGTYGSPSLGWEKSYNWNFGIDMAVLKGRLDGSLDFFTTKTRGLLFKRTMPITSGSTGWGSPLASWENIAKTSNKGVEFTINSRNIVTKDFKWNTTLTGTWSKEKIESLPNGDLISENLFVGKPIHAIYDYKYAGIWGTDASQEELDKYGVKPGWVKVETIEKFDENGNGDGGVHKYSQDDRQVLGHENPNWIIGLNNTFVYKDFDLTIYAMGRFGQTIYSKMLGSYTAKSGIDTNQISGIDYWTEENQGAYYPRPGSGDDQTIGNTAINVYDGSFIKIKNITLGYTLPKSISKHALMEKCRFYFTAYNPWIFAMDSKLKGTDPEMGGSDTFPTYKQFVFGINITF; this is encoded by the coding sequence ATGATGGCAAGTAAAATTCAAGGAGGAATTCAAACACCTCTTTCTGTAGTGCAGCAGTCAAACTCCATCAATGGTACTATTGTTGATGAGCTTGGCGAGCCGATGATTGGTGTAACCATCAAAAAGAAAGGTAGTGGTGTCGGTGCCATTACTGACCTGGATGGCAAGTTTTCTGTAAATGTACCTGTTGGTACAGTCTTGGAAATCAGTTACACAGGTTATAAAACTTTTACTATTTCTGCCAAGCAAAATATGGGAATCAAGATGGAGCCTGATGCTATAGGTCTTGAGGAGTTGGTTGTTGTAGGTTACGGTACACAGAAAAAACGTGACTTGACAGGTTCTGTAGTATCCGTAAAGAATGAAGATGTTGTAGCGGCTCCTACTTCCAACGTAATGGAGGCTTTGCAAGGTAAAATCGCAGGTCTTGATATTACAAAATCCAGTGGTCAGGTTGGTGGCGGAGTAAATATTTTGCTTCGCGGTTCTCGTTCTATCTATGGCGATAACAGTCCTTTGTTTATTATCGACGGACTGCCTGGAAGCTATGATGACATAAGCCCTAACGATATAGAGAGCATCGATGTATTGAAGGATGCTTCATCTACCGCTATCTATGGTTCAGCAGGTGCCAATGGTGTCATCATTATAACAACCAAGCGTGGAGCGAAGAGTTCTAAGACAAGGGTTAATTTTGACGCTTACTATGGTTGGAGTGGTTCTCCTGAGTACAAGAGTGGCATGACTGGTGATGAATGGGTTAATTATTATACAGAGGCGTATAAATATAAAAATGGCGTAGCTCCAGCGAGCGTTTCAGACCTCTTCGGTGGTAACCAGGATTATGTAGATGCTTATAATGCAGGAAAATGGATAGACTGGGTAGATCAGGCTATGGATAATAAAGCTACTACTCAAAAATATTCACTTTCCATCCAGGGTGGAACTGACAAGACAAATGTTTACGCTTCATTGGTGTATAACCGTGACCAGGGATTACTGTCTAATGAGAAGCTCAACAAATATTCTGTACGTTTGAACATCGATCAAAAGGTATTTGACTGGTTTAAGGCTGGTGTGTCGACCAATCTCAACTATAGCATCCGTAACCGCGGCGACAACAAGACATTCACAGGAGCATTGAGGGCTTTTCCTCTTGGTGATGTCTTTGATGAATTTGGTGAGTATAACTCTGAGTATATCAATAACCAATACTCTCCTATGGGCGATTATATCAAGAATCAGTATGACAATAATAACCGTTATACTTATATCAATGCAATTGGTTATGCAGAGATTACTCCTTTCAAGGGTTTGTCTTACCGTACTCAACTTAACGGTTCGTTAGGTCATGGCCGCCAAGGTACTTATTGGGGCAATTTGTGTCATGCCAACAGACCTACATATGCAGGTTCGCCACACGCACAGATACAGAACTCAGACAGTTATAGTTATACATGGGAGAATATTCTTTCATACAACTTCAGCATTGCTAATGACCATAACATTGGTGTTACAGGCGTTACTTCTTGGCAGAAGAATTCTAATGAATATACCAATGCAGATGGTAGTGGCCAGGATTTGGACATATGGAAGTATTGGCGTTTGTTGGCAGCTAATAGCCAACGTGTAGAGTCAGGACTGACAACCACCCAAAAAATGTCATACGCCTTGCGATTTAATTATTCCTATAAAGGTAAGTACCTCTTCACTTTCTCAAATCGCTGGGACGGTGTGTCATTCTTCTCTCCAGGCAAGAAATGGGATTCATTCCCTGCAGGAGCATTAGCTTGGCGCGTGTCAGATGAAAGTTTCATGAAAAGCTCAGAAAAGTGGCTTGACAACTTGAAACTCAGAGTGGGTGCAGGTATTACAGGTAATTCAGGTGGCGTAGGTGCTTATTCAACACAAACAAATGCCTATAAATACACTTCTGCCGGCATCACTATAAATGGCAACATAGTGCCGTTCACTCAATATACCGGTACCTATGGTAGTCCTTCTTTGGGATGGGAAAAATCTTATAATTGGAACTTCGGTATAGATATGGCTGTACTCAAAGGACGTCTTGATGGCAGTTTGGATTTCTTCACCACTAAAACACGTGGTTTGCTCTTCAAGCGTACTATGCCTATAACAAGTGGCAGCACAGGTTGGGGCTCTCCTTTGGCTAGCTGGGAAAATATTGCCAAGACTAGCAACAAGGGTGTGGAGTTCACCATCAACAGCCGTAATATCGTTACCAAGGACTTTAAATGGAATACCACATTGACAGGAACTTGGAGCAAGGAAAAGATCGAGAGCTTACCTAATGGTGACTTGATTTCAGAGAATCTTTTCGTGGGTAAACCTATTCATGCTATATACGATTACAAGTATGCTGGTATCTGGGGTACTGATGCTTCACAGGAAGAACTTGATAAGTATGGCGTGAAACCTGGATGGGTAAAGGTTGAGACGATTGAGAAATTTGACGAAAATGGCAATGGTGACGGAGGTGTGCATAAGTACAGCCAGGATGACCGTCAGGTATTGGGACATGAGAATCCTAACTGGATTATTGGTCTTAACAATACTTTCGTCTATAAGGACTTCGACTTGACTATCTATGCAATGGGACGCTTCGGTCAGACTATCTATAGCAAAATGCTCGGTTCATATACAGCAAAGTCTGGAATTGATACAAATCAAATTTCAGGTATAGACTATTGGACAGAAGAAAACCAAGGTGCTTATTATCCACGCCCTGGTAGTGGTGATGACCAAACGATTGGCAATACAGCCATCAATGTATATGATGGTTCTTTCATCAAGATAAAGAACATCACATTGGGTTATACACTTCCAAAGAGCATCTCTAAGCATGCACTTATGGAGAAGTGCCGTTTCTATTTTACTGCCTATAATCCTTGGATTTTTGCTATGGACAGTAAGTTGAAAGGTACAGATCCTGAAATGGGTGGCTCGGATACTTTCCCAACTTACAAGCAGTTTGTTTTTGGTATAAATATCACATTCTAA